One Engystomops pustulosus chromosome 7, aEngPut4.maternal, whole genome shotgun sequence DNA window includes the following coding sequences:
- the NUTF2 gene encoding nuclear transport factor 2 isoform X1 — MDDKQIWEQIGCSFVQHYYQLFDTDRTQLKAIYTDASCLTWEGQQYQGKDAIIEKLSALPFQKIAHSITSQDHQPTPDNCIISMVVGQLKADDDPVIGFHQMFLLKNVQDGWVCTNDMFRLALHNFG; from the exons ATGGATGACAAGCAGATTTGGGAACAAATTGGCTGTAGCTTTGTACAACATTATTATCAGCTGTTTGACACTGATAGGACACAATTAAAAGCAATATAT ACTGATGCTTCATGTCTAACTTGGGAAGGCCAGCAATATCAAGGCAAAGATGCAATTATTGAGAAGCTGTCA GCGCTTCCTTTCCAGAAGATTGCACATAGTATAACTTCACAAGATCATCAGCCAACACCTGACAACTGTATTATCAGTATGGTTGTAGGTCAGCTAAAG GCGGACGATGACCCAGTTATTGGATTCCATCAAATGTTTCTACTAAAGAATGTGCAAGATGGCTGGGTCTGTACGAATGACATGTTCCGGCTAGCACTGCATAACTTTGGTTGA
- the NUTF2 gene encoding nuclear transport factor 2 isoform X2 — MDDKQIWEQIGCSFVQHYYQLFDTDRTQLKAIYTDASCLTWEGQQYQGKDAIIEKLSALPFQKIAHSITSQDHQPTPDNCIISMVVGQLKADDDQILGFQQIFLLKCFNGAWVCTNEVFRLALHNI; from the exons ATGGATGACAAGCAGATTTGGGAACAAATTGGCTGTAGCTTTGTACAACATTATTATCAGCTGTTTGACACTGATAGGACACAATTAAAAGCAATATAT ACTGATGCTTCATGTCTAACTTGGGAAGGCCAGCAATATCAAGGCAAAGATGCAATTATTGAGAAGCTGTCA GCGCTTCCTTTCCAGAAGATTGCACATAGTATAACTTCACAAGATCATCAGCCAACACCTGACAACTGTATTATCAGTATGGTTGTAGGTCAGCTAAAG GCAGATGATGACCAAATCCTGGGATTTCAGCAAATCTTTTTATTGAAATGTTTTAATGGTGCTTGGGTGTGTACCAATGAGGTCTTCAGGCTAGCCCTGCACAACATATGA